The proteins below are encoded in one region of bacterium:
- the rpsA gene encoding 30S ribosomal protein S1, whose product MPTKSTKTTAEAEEAKGTTAKGRAKKTDAAAPSARTRKKVTEVKTEGLAAGSTRKTKSLRRAEEGYQAPAMAAVAEKEEIYAPDLDDEEFTPDDDARMEEMYQTTISELKEGEVVKGRVQAVGRDVVIVDVGFKSEGAIPITEFSEPLNVKVGQEIEVFLEAVEDQEGQLVLSKSKADFLRVWDKIRDAHDQGAIVDGRIVRRIKGGLVVDLFGVEAFLPGSQVALRQVPDFDSLLNQTLPMKIIKLNKTRRNIVVSRRVVLETERDVMREKVLTQISAGEIRRGRVKNITDFGVFIDLGGVDGLLHITDMSWGRIRHPSEIVSVGDEIDVKILDFDAKTHRISLGLKQLTAHPWENIESKYPVGSRVTGRVVSITDYGAFVELEKGVEGLVHISEMSWTHHVRHPSKLVQVGDTVEAMVLNVDREHQKISLGIKQLEPDPWSTVEQRYPIGTRHEGRVRNLTAFGAFVELEDGIDGLVHISDLSWTRRVQHPSEIMKKGDLVQVVILNIDVENRKISLGHKQVHDDPWPNFHERFRVGNEMQGKIVRMLERGVVVEVDGDVEGFVPLNQLGKKDLEKPEDAFKLGDILGLKVIEFDPTNRRIVLSVDAYYKDRDRAELEAYLAAHPTVAATVGETATVKSAEPEAPAEPETPAEA is encoded by the coding sequence GTGCCAACCAAATCCACCAAGACCACCGCCGAGGCCGAAGAGGCCAAAGGCACAACCGCCAAGGGCCGCGCCAAAAAGACCGACGCCGCCGCCCCGAGCGCCCGTACCCGTAAGAAGGTCACCGAGGTCAAGACCGAAGGTCTGGCCGCCGGTTCGACCCGCAAGACCAAGTCCCTGCGCCGCGCCGAAGAGGGCTACCAGGCCCCGGCCATGGCCGCCGTCGCCGAGAAGGAGGAGATCTACGCCCCCGATCTCGACGATGAAGAGTTTACCCCCGATGACGACGCCCGCATGGAGGAGATGTACCAGACCACCATCTCCGAACTGAAGGAGGGCGAAGTTGTCAAGGGACGTGTCCAGGCCGTCGGCCGCGATGTCGTCATCGTCGACGTCGGCTTCAAATCCGAAGGCGCCATTCCGATCACCGAATTCTCCGAGCCGCTCAACGTCAAAGTCGGCCAGGAGATCGAGGTCTTCCTCGAGGCGGTCGAGGACCAGGAAGGCCAGCTGGTGCTCTCCAAGAGCAAGGCCGACTTCCTGCGCGTCTGGGACAAGATCCGCGACGCCCATGATCAGGGCGCGATTGTCGATGGCCGCATCGTCCGCCGCATCAAGGGCGGGCTGGTGGTCGATCTGTTCGGCGTCGAGGCCTTCCTGCCCGGCTCGCAGGTCGCGTTGCGCCAGGTGCCCGACTTCGACTCGCTTTTGAATCAGACGTTGCCGATGAAGATCATCAAGCTCAACAAAACCCGCCGCAACATCGTCGTCTCCCGCCGCGTCGTGCTCGAAACCGAGCGCGATGTCATGCGCGAGAAGGTCCTGACGCAGATTTCCGCCGGCGAAATCCGCCGCGGTCGCGTCAAGAACATCACCGACTTCGGCGTCTTCATCGATCTGGGCGGCGTCGACGGCCTCCTGCACATCACCGACATGTCCTGGGGACGGATCCGTCATCCTTCCGAAATCGTCTCGGTCGGCGACGAAATCGACGTCAAGATCCTCGACTTCGACGCCAAGACCCACCGCATCTCTCTCGGCCTCAAGCAACTGACCGCCCACCCGTGGGAGAACATCGAATCCAAATACCCGGTCGGCTCCCGTGTCACCGGACGCGTCGTCTCGATCACCGATTACGGCGCCTTCGTCGAGCTGGAGAAGGGCGTTGAGGGGCTGGTGCACATCTCCGAGATGTCCTGGACCCATCATGTCCGTCACCCCTCCAAGCTGGTGCAGGTCGGCGACACCGTCGAGGCGATGGTCCTCAACGTCGACCGCGAGCATCAGAAGATTTCGCTGGGCATCAAGCAGCTGGAACCCGATCCCTGGTCGACCGTCGAGCAGCGCTACCCGATCGGCACCCGGCACGAGGGACGGGTGCGCAACCTGACGGCCTTCGGCGCCTTTGTCGAGCTTGAGGACGGCATCGATGGCCTCGTGCACATCAGCGACCTCTCCTGGACCCGCCGCGTCCAGCACCCCTCCGAGATCATGAAGAAGGGGGATCTGGTGCAGGTGGTCATCCTCAACATCGATGTCGAAAACCGCAAGATCTCGCTCGGCCACAAGCAGGTGCACGATGATCCGTGGCCGAACTTCCACGAGCGCTTCCGCGTCGGCAACGAGATGCAGGGCAAGATCGTCCGCATGCTCGAACGCGGCGTCGTGGTCGAAGTCGACGGCGATGTCGAGGGGTTTGTCCCGCTCAATCAACTCGGCAAGAAGGACCTGGAGAAGCCCGAAGACGCCTTCAAACTGGGCGACATCCTCGGGCTGAAGGTGATCGAGTTCGATCCGACCAACCGCCGCATCGTGCTGTCGGTGGATGCCTACTACAAGGATCGCGACCGCGCCGAACTCGAGGCCTACCTGGCAGCGCATCCGACCGTCGCCGCGACCGTGGGCGAAACCGCTACGGTCAAAAGCGCCGAGCCGGAAGCCCCGGCGGAGCCCGAAACCCCCGCCGAAGCGTAA
- a CDS encoding DUF5916 domain-containing protein, with amino-acid sequence MLNPYPVIRRPLIPFWPLLIIVILAAAPAPAQTSWTPQRLPRLAITRAVGDIKLDGRLDDAGWRNAARATSFVEHEPGDQTRPPVATVALVTYDDSRFYVAFVCEDDPRQVRASFCERDRIWDDDNVGILLDTYGDAAWAYELMINPYGIQGDLLYSREGGEDEGYNMIWESAGQMTDSGYQVEVAIPFASLRFPAAPQQSWRMDFWRNYPREVRRQFSWAQYDRDEPCWPCQWGTVEGMANIVPGRGIELLPSAIGYQSGLRNDVTGHVDNADPDGELSLNGKYAITSGVTVEATVNPDFSQIESDAAQIDVNSAFALDYPERRPFFQEGSDLFLTPFRTVYTRMINDPRAAVKLVGRLNRLSIGYLSAYDEHSPIIVPFEEFSRSVPSRLSPKSVSNILRARRAFGTDSYVGLVATDRHLDGGGHSALAGIDGEIRFLKNYQFRLHIVGTSTEEPDDSAMSASFGDFRFDNGRHTAAFDGESFTGHALHARVERSGRHFSSEIYYSERSPSFRADNGFEPANDQRKAEAAFGYEFFPTHGPLTRWYPEVSFYRQWNFNGRRKAERVEVEVGSTLKWAQILLVVAGAHGSERYRDLWFDNMWNVGFACKSRPSNLLAFGTEITYGDEIARGARVRGRELAFEPALDLKPSDRLLIENSIQYVHSANPDTDQRLYRETVARTRLTYQFTRRLSGRVIVQYVDSRDWTDPCAERHWQVDPLVTYRVNSFSMVYAGSTHNYDDLAADDGDSDTTDWSLASRQFFLKVQYLFQL; translated from the coding sequence ATGTTGAACCCGTATCCAGTCATTCGACGGCCATTGATCCCGTTCTGGCCGCTTCTAATCATCGTCATTCTCGCCGCCGCGCCGGCCCCGGCGCAGACATCCTGGACTCCGCAACGCCTCCCGCGCCTGGCCATCACCCGCGCCGTCGGCGACATCAAACTCGATGGACGTCTCGATGACGCCGGCTGGCGCAACGCCGCGCGCGCAACCAGCTTTGTCGAACACGAGCCGGGCGATCAAACCCGGCCGCCGGTGGCGACCGTGGCCCTGGTCACCTATGACGACAGCCGGTTCTATGTCGCCTTTGTCTGCGAGGACGATCCCCGGCAGGTGCGCGCCTCGTTCTGCGAGCGCGACCGTATCTGGGACGACGACAATGTCGGCATCCTCCTTGACACCTACGGCGACGCCGCCTGGGCCTATGAACTCATGATCAATCCCTATGGCATTCAGGGTGACCTGCTCTATTCGCGCGAAGGGGGCGAGGACGAGGGATACAACATGATCTGGGAGAGCGCCGGTCAGATGACCGACAGCGGTTACCAGGTCGAGGTCGCCATTCCCTTCGCCAGTCTGCGGTTCCCCGCCGCACCGCAACAGTCATGGCGGATGGATTTCTGGCGCAATTATCCCCGCGAGGTCCGCCGCCAGTTTTCCTGGGCGCAGTATGATCGCGATGAACCCTGTTGGCCCTGCCAGTGGGGAACGGTGGAGGGAATGGCAAACATCGTGCCCGGACGCGGCATCGAGCTGCTGCCGTCGGCCATCGGCTATCAGAGCGGTTTGCGCAACGACGTCACCGGCCACGTCGACAACGCCGATCCCGACGGCGAGCTTTCCCTCAATGGCAAATATGCCATCACCTCCGGCGTGACCGTCGAAGCCACGGTCAATCCCGATTTCAGCCAGATCGAGTCCGACGCCGCCCAGATCGATGTCAACTCCGCCTTCGCGCTCGACTACCCGGAACGGCGGCCGTTTTTCCAGGAGGGCAGCGATCTTTTCCTGACGCCCTTTCGCACCGTCTACACCCGGATGATCAACGATCCCCGGGCGGCGGTGAAGCTGGTCGGCCGCTTAAACCGGTTGAGCATCGGCTACCTCTCCGCCTACGATGAGCACTCGCCGATCATCGTGCCGTTCGAGGAGTTCAGTCGCAGCGTCCCCTCGCGGCTCAGCCCGAAGAGCGTCTCCAACATCTTGCGCGCCCGCCGCGCCTTCGGCACCGATTCGTATGTGGGCCTGGTCGCCACCGACCGTCACCTCGACGGCGGCGGCCACAGCGCCCTGGCCGGGATCGACGGCGAAATTCGCTTCCTCAAGAACTACCAGTTCCGTCTGCACATCGTCGGCACCAGCACCGAGGAACCCGACGATTCGGCGATGAGCGCCTCCTTCGGGGATTTCCGGTTCGACAACGGCCGTCACACCGCCGCCTTCGATGGTGAGTCGTTCACCGGCCATGCGCTTCACGCCCGCGTCGAGCGTTCCGGACGGCACTTCTCATCGGAGATCTACTACAGCGAGCGCAGCCCGTCCTTCCGCGCCGACAACGGCTTCGAGCCCGCCAACGACCAGCGCAAGGCCGAGGCGGCGTTTGGCTATGAGTTTTTCCCCACACACGGCCCGCTCACGCGTTGGTATCCCGAGGTCTCGTTCTACCGCCAGTGGAACTTCAACGGCCGGCGCAAGGCGGAGAGAGTTGAAGTGGAAGTTGGTTCCACGCTGAAGTGGGCGCAGATTCTGCTCGTCGTCGCCGGGGCCCACGGCAGCGAGCGTTACCGCGACCTCTGGTTTGACAACATGTGGAACGTGGGTTTTGCCTGCAAGAGCCGTCCCAGCAACCTGCTGGCATTCGGCACGGAGATCACCTACGGCGACGAGATCGCCCGCGGCGCGCGCGTCCGCGGACGCGAGTTGGCCTTCGAGCCCGCGCTGGATCTGAAGCCCAGCGACCGACTGCTGATTGAAAACTCCATCCAGTACGTGCACAGCGCCAACCCCGACACCGACCAACGTCTCTACCGCGAGACCGTGGCGCGCACCCGTCTCACCTATCAGTTCACACGGCGCCTTTCCGGACGCGTGATCGTCCAGTATGTCGACAGCCGCGACTGGACCGACCCCTGCGCCGAGCGCCACTGGCAGGTTGATCCGCTGGTGACCTATCGCGTCAATTCGTTCTCCATGGTCTACGCGGGCTCGACCCACAACTACGATGACCTCGCCGCCGACGATGGCGATTCCGACACCACCGACTGGTCGCTGGCCTCACGCCAATTCTTCCTCAAGGTCCAATACCTCTTCCAGCTCTAA
- a CDS encoding copper resistance protein NlpE N-terminal domain-containing protein encodes MARRLVAVLIISLSFAGGCSSYCARPGGGGMADITRRMPMDFPATYKGTLPGADGAGIDHSLNIWSDGVYFLRQTYRGEPEAVAHFDQIGYWEFSKDGKSLILRSKEETPILLAIEGKNVLRLLDHDSRPIESSLNYALERQPAIDWFEPRVRLHGMYTYLADAGQITECLTRLRLPVAAAGDNAALERSYSFARSAPGEPMLVSVEGRIINRPRADGAGKEQALVVDKFLSVWPGESCWPEVKVQARSCGR; translated from the coding sequence ATGGCGCGTCGACTCGTCGCCGTTCTGATCATCTCGTTGTCGTTTGCCGGCGGTTGCAGCAGTTACTGCGCGCGGCCCGGCGGCGGCGGCATGGCCGACATCACCCGGCGCATGCCGATGGATTTTCCGGCGACCTACAAGGGGACTCTCCCCGGCGCCGACGGCGCCGGGATCGACCACTCGCTCAACATCTGGTCGGACGGCGTTTACTTCCTGCGCCAAACCTACCGGGGCGAACCGGAGGCGGTGGCGCATTTCGATCAGATCGGATACTGGGAGTTTTCGAAGGACGGCAAATCGCTGATTCTGCGCAGCAAGGAGGAGACTCCCATTCTCCTCGCCATCGAAGGGAAGAATGTCCTGCGGCTTTTGGACCACGATAGCCGGCCGATCGAGTCATCATTGAACTACGCGCTGGAGCGTCAGCCCGCCATCGACTGGTTTGAGCCACGGGTGCGTCTGCATGGGATGTACACCTACCTGGCCGATGCCGGCCAGATCACCGAATGCCTGACCCGCCTCCGGCTGCCGGTGGCGGCCGCGGGGGACAACGCGGCGCTGGAGCGTTCCTATTCGTTTGCGCGCAGCGCGCCGGGAGAGCCGATGCTGGTGTCGGTCGAGGGACGGATCATCAACCGTCCGCGGGCCGATGGCGCCGGCAAGGAGCAGGCGCTGGTGGTCGACAAGTTCCTGAGCGTCTGGCCGGGCGAGAGCTGCTGGCCGGAAGTGAAGGTGCAGGCGCGCAGCTGCGGGCGGTGA
- a CDS encoding cytochrome c-type biogenesis protein CcmH: protein MNAVRENLSGVNPSLVLVLCLLVGGIAGFFVGQGGPIASQVTLTTGVDPSLLSPVDEYIIAGFRCPSPACPQCELRNCDCAEAQTLRNRVKQELGQGKDGTVIRQEMMAQYGNQLKMGPN, encoded by the coding sequence GTGAACGCAGTGCGCGAGAATCTGTCGGGTGTCAACCCGTCGCTGGTGCTGGTCCTCTGCCTGTTGGTCGGGGGGATCGCCGGTTTCTTTGTCGGTCAGGGCGGGCCGATCGCCTCGCAGGTGACGTTGACCACCGGGGTCGATCCGTCGTTGCTGTCGCCGGTGGATGAGTATATCATCGCCGGTTTTCGCTGTCCCTCGCCGGCCTGCCCGCAATGCGAACTGCGCAACTGCGACTGCGCCGAGGCGCAGACACTGCGCAACCGGGTCAAACAGGAGCTGGGCCAGGGCAAGGATGGCACGGTGATTCGTCAGGAAATGATGGCCCAGTACGGCAATCAATTGAAGATGGGGCCGAATTGA
- a CDS encoding VIT domain-containing protein yields the protein MIRRCPLVACAVAVALLVAVPASGMIVITPHDGQTFPRHTVQLVKQTVDVRLTDRAAEVSVECVYHNSSNRDLEGEWIFPLPHEAAVDKFSMFVGGEEIKAELLDAVTARGVYESIVRRTQDPALLEYVDRQLLRARIFPIEARKDAAVKLYYTHPLVADFGVTDFVFPLFNETWSPRIVAEDNLRAESRLRIEINTVGTLKSVTVPTHEVAIRHSDPHHAVVEGDLEDLREAGDFHLLCAYDSREIAAQFLTTENEDGRFFMGIIAPGNAEGLATLPKDVVFCFDRSGSMQGEKIVQARNALRFCLEGLNPEDRFAVVWFNDGVETIADHLVRADGPDRAAALDRLAGLSADGGTFIDGALARAQTLFEDNDRPKYLVFLTDGLPTVGERNSDLITRAARERNGLRARIFTFGVGYDLNAGLLNDLAEQNHGFSSYVAPEEDVEIAVSNFFRKMSRPVLSDCRLEFAPGVVINDMYPATLPDVFAGSEIVVYGRFLNDAETTVRLLGTRGGTKVNHTFPAVFKPKRDQYPFIAKLWAGRRIGHLLDAMRVSGESPEIKDEVVRLSKTYGIMTPYTSFLAAPEEVKAAMNMTTPQRAFESHGLAAGTPQVLSAIEASKLKSSPQVDYYLAPAQADYLTAPAAKAEKAVSGRRFTLIDGVWTDWNATTAALAVSDTIVVKPYSPAYFRLSQNKEIAAILSLGSKVKFLWNNVLIRTDESGAEEWNNNWPQL from the coding sequence ATGATCCGCCGCTGTCCGCTTGTGGCATGCGCCGTCGCCGTGGCGTTGCTTGTTGCCGTTCCGGCATCCGGCATGATTGTCATCACCCCTCATGACGGTCAGACCTTCCCCCGTCACACCGTTCAGTTGGTCAAGCAGACGGTCGATGTCCGGCTGACCGACCGCGCCGCCGAAGTCTCGGTCGAGTGCGTTTATCACAATTCCTCCAACCGCGACCTGGAAGGGGAATGGATCTTCCCGCTGCCGCACGAGGCGGCGGTGGACAAGTTCTCGATGTTTGTCGGCGGCGAGGAGATCAAAGCCGAACTGCTTGACGCCGTCACCGCGCGCGGCGTCTATGAGTCGATCGTGCGGCGCACCCAGGACCCCGCGCTGCTGGAGTATGTCGACCGGCAGCTCCTGCGCGCGCGCATCTTTCCGATCGAAGCTCGCAAGGACGCCGCGGTGAAACTCTACTACACCCACCCGCTGGTGGCCGACTTCGGCGTCACCGATTTCGTTTTCCCGCTGTTCAATGAAACCTGGTCACCGCGCATCGTCGCCGAAGACAACCTGCGCGCCGAAAGCCGCCTGCGCATCGAGATCAACACCGTCGGCACGCTCAAATCGGTCACCGTTCCTACCCATGAGGTCGCCATCCGCCATTCCGACCCCCATCACGCCGTGGTGGAAGGGGATCTGGAAGACCTGCGCGAGGCCGGTGACTTCCATCTGCTCTGCGCCTATGACAGCCGTGAAATTGCCGCGCAGTTTCTGACCACCGAAAACGAAGATGGCCGCTTCTTCATGGGGATCATCGCCCCCGGCAACGCCGAGGGGCTGGCCACATTGCCCAAGGATGTGGTCTTCTGCTTCGACCGCTCTGGCAGCATGCAAGGGGAGAAGATCGTCCAGGCCCGCAACGCCCTGCGCTTCTGCCTCGAAGGCCTCAATCCCGAAGACCGTTTCGCGGTGGTCTGGTTCAACGATGGCGTCGAAACCATCGCCGATCATCTGGTCCGCGCCGATGGCCCCGATCGCGCCGCGGCCCTCGACCGCCTCGCGGGACTCAGCGCCGATGGCGGCACCTTCATCGATGGCGCCCTGGCCCGCGCGCAGACGCTCTTCGAGGACAACGACCGTCCGAAGTATCTGGTGTTCCTCACCGATGGCCTGCCCACCGTCGGCGAACGCAATTCCGATCTCATCACCCGCGCCGCGCGCGAGCGCAACGGCCTGCGCGCGCGCATCTTTACTTTCGGTGTCGGCTACGACTTGAACGCCGGTCTGCTCAACGATCTGGCGGAACAGAACCATGGGTTCTCCTCCTATGTCGCGCCCGAAGAGGATGTCGAAATCGCCGTCTCCAACTTCTTCCGCAAGATGAGCCGTCCGGTCCTCTCCGACTGCCGCCTCGAATTCGCGCCGGGGGTGGTCATCAATGATATGTATCCGGCGACTCTCCCCGACGTCTTCGCCGGCAGCGAGATCGTCGTCTATGGCCGCTTCCTCAACGACGCCGAAACCACCGTGCGTCTGCTTGGCACCCGTGGCGGCACGAAGGTCAATCACACCTTCCCCGCGGTCTTTAAGCCCAAACGCGATCAGTACCCGTTCATTGCCAAGTTGTGGGCGGGACGGCGCATCGGACATCTGCTCGACGCGATGCGCGTCTCCGGGGAAAGCCCGGAGATCAAAGATGAGGTTGTGCGGCTGTCGAAGACCTACGGCATCATGACGCCCTACACGTCGTTCCTGGCCGCCCCCGAAGAGGTGAAGGCCGCCATGAACATGACCACACCGCAGCGGGCCTTCGAATCCCATGGGTTGGCCGCCGGCACGCCGCAGGTCCTCTCTGCCATCGAAGCCAGCAAACTGAAGTCGTCGCCGCAGGTCGATTACTACCTCGCGCCGGCACAGGCCGATTATCTCACGGCGCCGGCCGCCAAGGCGGAGAAGGCCGTGTCCGGACGCCGCTTCACCCTGATCGATGGTGTCTGGACCGACTGGAATGCCACTACCGCCGCTTTGGCCGTCAGCGATACCATCGTGGTCAAACCCTACTCGCCCGCCTACTTCCGGCTGTCACAAAACAAGGAAATCGCGGCGATCCTGTCTCTGGGTTCTAAGGTCAAGTTCTTGTGGAACAATGTGTTAATCAGGACTGACGAAAGCGGGGCTGAAGAGTGGAACAATAACTGGCCTCAACTGTAA
- a CDS encoding Yip1 family protein: MLQRVINVALRPGQEWPVIAQEAMSTAGIYTKYIIPLSAIGPVCGFISGTIFGQGIPFTGLSVRPAISTLLFMMVFTYVLGLIAVAVTAFITQKLAPTFKSQGSFVDALKIVTFSQAPHWVASVVTLIPILGMLAILVELYGLYLFYVGLPHVMKTPEDQRLPYMGVILVVSIIIWFVLMGLPAMLVGGMMVAQG, encoded by the coding sequence ATGTTGCAGCGCGTCATCAACGTTGCCCTGCGGCCCGGCCAGGAGTGGCCGGTGATCGCGCAGGAAGCGATGAGCACCGCCGGGATCTACACGAAGTACATCATCCCGCTGTCGGCGATCGGGCCGGTGTGCGGGTTCATTTCGGGGACGATCTTCGGGCAGGGGATTCCGTTCACCGGGCTGTCGGTGCGTCCGGCGATCAGCACGCTGCTTTTCATGATGGTCTTCACGTATGTGCTGGGGCTGATCGCTGTGGCGGTGACCGCCTTCATCACGCAGAAGCTGGCGCCCACGTTCAAGTCGCAGGGGTCATTCGTCGACGCCCTCAAGATCGTGACCTTCTCGCAGGCGCCCCACTGGGTGGCATCGGTGGTCACGCTCATTCCGATTCTCGGCATGCTGGCGATCCTGGTGGAGCTCTATGGGCTCTATTTGTTCTACGTCGGTTTGCCGCATGTGATGAAGACACCGGAGGACCAACGGCTGCCCTACATGGGTGTGATCCTAGTGGTCTCAATCATCATCTGGTTTGTGCTGATGGGCTTGCCGGCCATGTTGGTGGGCGGGATGATGGTGGCGCAGGGGTAG